In one Notolabrus celidotus isolate fNotCel1 chromosome 1, fNotCel1.pri, whole genome shotgun sequence genomic region, the following are encoded:
- the ddx19 gene encoding ATP-dependent RNA helicase DDX19B, giving the protein MATDSWAQAVDEQEAAAESIGSLQIQEKPEENGTTSNATDSGSAAAKTEAEGENKSTEDDDKDDKAAQSLLNKLIRNNLVNNTNQVEVLQKDPNSPLYSVKSFEELRLKPQLLQGVYGMGFNRPSKIQETALPMMLAGPPQNLIAQSQSGTGKTAAFVLAMLSHVDPENKYPQCLCVSPTYELALQTGKVIEQMGKYYPEVKLVYAIRGNKLPRGHKLQEQIVIGTPGTMLDWCGKFRFIDPKKMKVFVLDEADVMIATQGHQDQSIRIQRMLPQTCQMLLFSATFEETVWNFAQRIVPSPNIIKLKREEETLDTIKQYYVLCNSKEEKFQALCNIYGAITIAQAMIFCHTRKTAGWLAGELSREGHQVALLSGEMQVEQRAAVIERFRDGKEKVLVTTNVCARGIDVEQVSVVINFDLPVDKDGNPDNETYLHRIGRTGRFGKRGLAINMVDSKMSMNILNRIQEHFSKKIERLDTDDLDEIEKIAG; this is encoded by the exons ATGGCAACGGACTCCTGGGCCCAGGCAGTGGACGAACAAGAAGCCGCGGCGGAATCG attGGTAGTCTACAGATACAAGAGAAACCAGAAGAAAATG GCACAACTTCAAACGCAACAGACTCGGGTAGTGCAGCTGCAAAGACAGaagcagagggagaaaacaagtcCACAGAAGACGATGACAAAG atgaCAAAGCAGCGCAGTCATTACTGAACAAGCTCATCAGAAATAATCTCGTCAACAATACAAATCAAGTGGAAGTTCTTCAGAAGGATCCCAACTCGCCGCTGTACTCTGTCAAGTCCTTTGAGGAATTGCGGCT CAAACCACAGCTACTTCAGGGTGTATACGGCATGGGTTTCAATCGGCCGTCCAAAATCCAGGAGACTGCCTTACCTATGATGCTGGCCGGACC TCCACAGAATCTGATTGCACAGTCACAGTCAGGAACAGGGAAAACGGCTGCCTTTGTTCTGGCCATGCTCAGTCATGTAGATCCTGAAAACAAATATCCTCAG TGCCTGTGCGTGTCACCCACCTATGAACTGGCACTTCAAACCGGCAAGGTAATCGAGCAGATGGGCAAGTACTATCCTGAGGTCAAACTCGTCTACGCCATCAGAGGAAACAAAT TGCCAAGGGGCCACAAGCTGCAAGAACAGATAGTAATTGGCACACCTGGTACCATGCTGGACTGGTGTGGCAAATTCAGGTTCATCGACCCAAAGAAGATGAAGGTGTTTGTGCTGGATGAGGCTGACGTCATGATTGCCACACAGGGTCACCAAGACCAAAGCATCCGCATTCAGAG GATGCTGCCTCAAACCTGCCAGATGTTGCTGTTCTCAGCCACGTTTGAAGAGACTGTATGGAACTTCGCCCAGCGCATAGTGCCTTCTCCAAACATCATCAAgttgaagagagaggaggagacccTGGACACCATCAAACAATATTACGTGTTGTGCAACAGCAAGGAGGAGAAGTTCCAAGCTCTGTGTAACATCTATGGCGCCATCACTATCGCTCAGGCCATGATCTTCTGCCAC ACAAGAAAGACTGCAGGCTGGCTTGCTGGGGAACTGTCCAGAGAGGGCCATCAAGTGGCGCTGCTCAGTGGAGAGATGCAGGTGGAGCAGAGGGCCGCCGTCATCGAACGCTTCAGAGATGGCAAGGAGAAGGTTCTGGTCACTACAAATGTTTGTGCTCGAG GTATTGATGTGGAGCAGGTGTCAGTGGTGATCAACTTTGACCTACCAGTGGACAAGGACGGTAACCCAGACAACGAGACGTACCTCCACAGGATTGGCCGCACAGGTCGGTTTGGCAAAAGGGGACTGGCCATCAACATGGTGGACAGCAAGATGAGCATGAACATCCTCAACAGGATTCAGGAGCATTTCA GTAAGAAAATCGAAAGACTAGACACAGATGATCTGGATGAAATTGAGAAAATCGCCGGATAA